TATAATATTTTCTTAAATGGTAAGTTATTTTTCTATATCCATAGTTAATAGCATCCCCGTCAATGGCCTCCAAAATAAATTCCTTAATCTGATCGTCGCATACTTTTTCACCATCTCTGTTTATACTATATCCTTTTGGCTTTCCACCCTTAGGTCTAGCCTTTTCTCTGCCTTCTACGCTTAAATTATAGTAATATGTTGACCTTCCGAGTTTAACTACTTTAAGTACAAATACCGCATTGTATCCTTGCTCTATATACTTTTTAGCTATTTCTACTTTTTCTTTAATTGAGGGTTTGATTTTTTTATTAAGTCTCTAAGAATTGCTATTTCTAAATCTTTTTCTCCTAGCAATTTTTTAAGCTGATCATTCTCTTTTGTTACCTCTGTCAACTCATTTTCAAGTTCTTTTTCTCCCTCAACTAAAGCTTTTCTACCAGGCTTAACTTTAATCTCATCCTTAGAATTTTTTATCCACGTAAATATAGTTGATTTTGAGATCCCATGCCTTCTTGATACCAGTGAAACATTTCCTACTTCTTTCACTTCTCTTAATACCTCTTCTTTTAATTCTTTTGTATAACTTTTTCCTTTCATAGTTTGCCTCCAATCACTTTCTACATTATAATAAATATAGATATAATTGTCCAAGTTTATTTAGGGGCTTAAGAGGTTTCTAAACACTGTTTGGTTTCTACAAGCATAGTATATGGCTGCAATTTAAACCGAACTTAAATGGAGTTTAAACGCAATGTAAACAAAAAGAAAAACCACAGTCAGTTAATTTAGCCTGTGGTAATCCACATATTAGTTTTTATCTGGGTAGAAAAACAGTAAATTCCGTACCTTTTCCAATTTCACTGGTAAGAGATATTTTCCCTCCGTGTAAATCAACAATCTTTTTTACTATTGAAAGTCCAAGTCCGTTGCCACCCAAAGAACGGTCACGAGATTTATCTGCTTTATAAAACCGTTCGAAAATTCGTGGCTGATCTTGCGGTGAAATACCTCTACCTGTATCGGAGATTTTACACTCAATTTCATTTTCATTGCTTGATAATTTAACTCCTATATTTCCGTTTTCGGATGTGAATTTAATAGCATTATGAAGCAAATTTATAAATACCTGACTTAATAAATCCTCATCACCGCATACTATCGTCTTCTCAAGAGAAACGTCAAGTGTGATACTTTTCGCAGACCACTGTGGTTCTAGCATGAGTAAAATACTTTCAATTTGCTTGTCGATTTGATAGTTCTTTAAATTTAAATTATGATTTTCTGATTCCAAATTAGATAACCTTAATAAATTTTCGCTTAGCTTGGATAATCTTTTGCTTTCAGCTTCTATTATACTGGCATAGCGTGATATTTGGCTCTCGCTTAAATTTCTTTTTCTCAGCAGTGCAGCAAACCCTGAAATAGAGGTTAAAGGTGACTGTATTTCGTGTGATACATCTGATATAAAATCTTGCCGCATTTTTTCCAAAGAACCTAGCTCTTTTGCCATTCTGTTGACTTCATCTGCTACCTCATTAAAAGGGTCGAGTTCGTTTGTTTTAACAAGCACATTGAAATCACCGGAAGCTATCTTGTTTATGGCTTCAATAGCTCCACTCAATACTTGAGAGCGTGAAAGGTCAAACTTTCTTTTTTTACTGGTGAATCGCCAGTGTAATTGTAAATATATTTCCCAACCAACAAAAAATATCACAACAGAAACGAAGCTTTGAGCAATATAGAGTAGATATGAATGGATAATTCCTGATTGACTGAAAATGAATGTGCATATATAGTATCCACAGGTTAAACTAAGTAACGCCGAAAAAAAAATTAGCATTACTGAAGAAAAACACCAATTTCCCCTCACTTCGCCGCCTCCAATCTATAACCAAGTCCCCGAATTGTAGTAATTTTGAACTTGTAAACATGAGACGGAAATCTCTCTCTAAGACGATTTATATGAACATCAAGTGTTCGCTCGTTTCCTTCAAAATCAAGACCCCAAACCTCTTCAATCAACCTATTACGAGAAAGGGTTTTACCAGGATAGCTTCCAAGCATGAATAAGAGTTCAAATTCTTTCATGGGTATATCGTAATTTTCATTGTTACTAATGACCGTATAACTACTTTTATCCATGGCTAAATTACCTATATTAATAGTTTGTGAAGCAACTACTTTATAACGCCTCAGAAGTGCTTTTATTCGAACAAGTAGCTCATCAACCTCAAAGGGTTTTGTTAAATAATCGTCCGCACCAAGCTCAAAGCCCTTTACTTTTTGGGAAAGCTCGCTTTTGGCGGTCAACATTAAAATGGGCATATCCTCATAATATCTACGTACCTGTTTGCAAAATTCGTAGCCGTCCATTTGAGGCATCATAATGTCAAGAACACAAAGGTCTATTTTTTCCTCTCCAAGTTTTTGTAATGCATCTCTCCCGTTTACAGCTTCAGACACAGAAAATCCGTCATTTTTCAATACTGTGCAAATAAGCTCTCTAATATAACCGTCATCATCTATAACTAGAACCTTATTCAAATCTCTCACCCTCCTCTTATGAGTATACACAATCAATGTAAATACAATATAAACTGAACCTATTTTTTTCGTTTATTATTTTGAAAAGCCGATTCAAATCTATCATTCCAAAGATTGAGTAGTGATGATATGACAAACAGCACAATAAAAAATATAATTAAAACAGCTGGATACAAAAATGATAGCACAAATACAGCTACAATGCTTATGAAAGTCAATATTAACTTTTTCTTTGGAATTTCTATTCTAGTTCCTTTTATTAAATTTTTGCTGTAGGATAAACTTTGTTCCTAAATCGTAAAATGAACCTCCTCTTCGAAATTTTCAATATAAAAAAAGCCTGTACTGTCAGGTATGGGCTTTTAGTTGTATAATTGGTAATATTTCGAGACATATTTAACTCCTTCTTCAGTTATTATCTGCTTATTAAAGGTATCCATATCATCATAATGAATATCCTTGGGATAAACATATTCTAAATCTTTTAAGTCCGTGTGCCATAAATCTTCACCATTTGTCACATGATACATCGCTACATACTTAACCTTGCTTTTATATTTATTTAATAATACACTAATGTTTTTATCTATATTCTCTAAATCATCCTGGTTATATGATCTCATTATATTAACAATTTCATTATTTCTTTTGTCATATTGTTTTGTGCAAATATTAATTCCAACAACAAAAGTTGAAAATGATATTAAAGCCAGCAAAAGAAATGATACTGCTGCAATTAATATTTTTTTGGCTTTTTTGTTTACAAACTTAAATATCCCCAGCAATTCGTTTTCAATTTGAGTTTGTTCCCCAAATCTTTCAATGGCAATAGTGATACTTTCTTCATCCGACTTACCTTCTGATTTTAATTCTTCTACAATTTGTAGTAAATGATTTCTCATTTCCTCTTTTAATATTTCAATTTCTTCTTTATCTCCATCAACATGTCTATAAACTGAATTAACATATCTATCAATTTGTTCCATGAATCATACCCCCTTATAAAATGTATTAATAACATTTTTGAAGAACAACCATTCATTCTCCTTGCTTTTTAAATAATTAATACCTTATTCAGTAATTTTATAATATCTACGCCTTCCTCTACCACAATTATGATATAAATTCAACTTTCCTTTTATGATAAATATTAATGAAAGAAGAAATTATAAATAAAACAATGCTTGATACTATACATATAATTATAAAGATATTTAAAATATTATTAATTCCATACTGCAGCCATTGAATTCTTGGCTTAATGTAATGAACAGAAATATACCATTTATTATTAGTGGTTAAATATTCCTTACCTGACGAAGCATTTGATATATATCCTATTCTTTTTAAATCATTATTAAGCTGAGCATAACTTGGATATATATTTTTTGCATTCTTAAAAGAAGCTGTGTCCATATTTCCATTATAATTTGGGGGATATTTGAATACTGCTATATACTTTAATTCCTTATTGTAAAATTTAAATTTATTATTATTTTCTTTAAATAACGTCTCTAGCTTACCGCTGGATACATCATTATTACTTTTTATTATATCTTGTACATCATATAAGATTTTTGTATCTATATAACTTGAATTATATTTAATAAAATTTTGAAATATTAAAAATATCACACCTATAATTAATAATATAAATGCTGTATTACTGATTTTTCTCGAAAAGCTTTTTTCAGTGGTATAGACTTGTTTAAGCTGTTTTTTTAATATATCCACTTGTCCAAATTTATTTATAGCTATATCAATACTTTCATCTTGGGATTTTCCCTGCCTTTTTAGTTCTTCTACGGATTGTAATAAATGATTCTTCATTTCCTGTCTTACTATGGTAATTTCTTCATTTCTACCTTTTAAATTTTTACAAACTGAGTTAATATATCTGTCTAATTTATCCATATTTATACCTCCTCAAAAAAAATATCGATAATACTTTTAAAAAATATCCACTCATCTTTCTTTTTGCTAAGATAATTTATACCTTTATCAGTTATTTTATAATACCTCCTTCTCCCACCATTACTTTCTGTATCACCCCAATAAGAATGAACTAATTCATTCTTTTCTAATCTTTTTAGCACCACATATAAAGTACCTTCCTTAATTTCAAATTTTTCTTTACTCATGTTCCTAATTTTTTTTGAAATTTCATAACCATATAAATCATTATTTTTAAGCAAAGATAATATTATACTTTCTATATATCCTTTTATCATTTCTTTATTTATTTCCAATAAAAATCACTTCCTTATATTATATATATCATAGATTACTATATACTGTAAAGTAATCTATGGTAATTAAGTTATTTTATATATACTAAAAAGAGCTAGTTTAAAGTAACTCGCTCTGTATTAATATTTGTTATTTATTATTCACTATTTCCTATTTCCATCACTGTCAAAAATACTTCTTAAATGTATTTCTGAAATAAAAACGCCAATTAAAATAACTGGTACTATTCCAATAGATAATACAACAGCAATTAAGCCATTGAAATTATCATAAAATACTACAGCAAATATCAAAGTCAACACAAGGTATACTGCTCCACATATAACTTTCAATTCATCAATTGTTGAGTTCGTCTTCTCTATCAAAGATATTCCTTCTTGTACCTTCTGTTCTTTTAAAGTAAAAAATTTTACTTTAACTTTTAAATTTTCAATTTTTATCGCAAAATTATTCACCTGTAAGTTCTATATGTTCTTCCTCAACCTTAGAAAGTACATTAAATATCTTTACAATGTTTTCTTCATGAATTTCTTTTTCATATTTTTTATAATATTCTACAGCATGTTTTTCCCTTTCACAAGCTGCAGCAAGTAAAGCTTCATCGGTATTATATTTTGAATAATCCATATCTTTAAGTACTGGAAATTCTTTAATACCAGCTATTTTCTTGTGAATTCTAGCATGCATATATTCTATGCTTGATAAATCCTTAAACATACTTTTTACATTTTCATCTTTTGCCATATCTGAAGCCTTCTTATAAAAATCCCCATTAAAAACTTCCAACTTAACTGCATGATCTATTATTTTTAAATCATTTCGATTCAATTTATTTCTATCATATTTTATTTCTTGTCCATCTTCTATTAAATATTCAATTGCTGCTCCACAAAATGGGCAATACATTATTTTTTCTTTACTATTTGAATTTATAAATGCTTCTTTATTAAAATTATAATTCTTTTCATTTATTCCCATACCGCAAACAATACAAGTCATTTTAACCATATAAACATTCCCTTCTAAATAACTTTTAATTTTAGTATAGCATAAAATAAGTATTAATCTGTTTAAAATAAATGCCTGTTTTTAGTCTACTAATTATTTTATAAAATTTTTCACTTGTGACGCAAGTTTTGAATTAAAGGAAACATCTAGGAACATGAATGATATAAATATAACAGAAGAAGTTATAATAAAAGAGAAAAAGAACAGGAGCTTCATGCTACCAGAAAGCACTATAAAAAGTTGAAAGAATTGAATTTTATTTTGGATAAAGATCCAAGTAGTATTGAAGAAGATAGTACATTACAGAATCCATGTAATATACTATCTTTTCCCCTAAATCAAGTAATAAAATAGATAACTATGACTTCTGTATATCTAAAGCTGTCTATAAACTTATAGTTTTTATTCATAGATTTTCTATCAAAGCTAATAACAATTCGTCTAGCTACTTTAGAGGGAGACACTTATCTTTTAAAGAACAATTTTGACAATCAATATGTTTAGCAACATAGCTTCTTTTTTTGTATTTACCAGTATCAACACTAGTAAATCTAAGGATTTTATTATTAGGACATATAATATTGTAGGACAAGCATAAACTGTTAAGCTTCAGAGCATATGGTTATGAAATTTAACTACTTCACCCCTGGTTACAGAGCTGCTACTCCTACACTATAATTTCAAAGTACATATTATTCTAGTTAAACTTTAACTTGAAACAATCACAAATATAATCCCACTTGATATGTAGAGTCAAAATATGCACCTATTAAATCCTCAACCTTTAGAGCAAAAGCTAACTGCAAATGTGTTACCTCATCCCATTTTTCGTTTTCATATGCAATAATTAATTTTAATACCTTACTATAATAATTATCTTTTTCTCCAAGTAATGCACTTTTAACCGCACTGGGCATAGATAACTCTTTTAATATCTCATTAAGTGGTCTTTCCAATATAGCATCTATTAAAGAAAACATTCCTGTTAAAAATGCATTAAATGATTTTTCCACCAGTCCTGACTTGATAAATATGGATTCTGCAAAATATGCCCTAACTAGTGTATTAACTGTAAATATCTCTGGCTTATCATTGGCAATTGACTTTACACAGGTTAAGTTTATCCATTTTTTTATTTTATTTTCTCCAAAATAAACAATAGCATGCCTAATTGATTTTATCTGACTTTTTAAGCAAAATTGAGCAGAATTTATTATTTTTAACAAATCATATGAAAGTGAAATATCATTTTTAATCAAATTTTCGATATTTTCAATAGATATTTCTTTTGAATTTATCTCCTTTAGTAACTTTATATATAGAAGTTTATTTTCGGGTATTTTTTTACCGGATATAATTACAGGTTTACTAAAATAATAGCCTTGAAAATATGTATATCCATACTGCATAGCTTCATTAAATTCATCACCTGTTTCAACTTTCTCTGCAAGAAATTTTATTTTTTTAGATTTTATACTATTAATTATTTTTTTTCGTTCATAATCTGGAGTTATACGAAAATCAACTTTTATTATATCTACAAGATTAATAAATTTTTTATGTTCTTCATCAAAAGGAAAATCGTCTAAAGCAAGTATAAATCCTTTTTGTTTTAGAATTTTACATGTATTTATCACTTTATCTGATGGCTTTACATTTTCTAAGATTTCAATTGCTACACTTTCAGGCGAAATTATTTCAAATATTCCCGATGTTAAAATGTTTTCAGTAAAATTAATAAACGCCATTTTGTTCTGAACTATCTTATCCATACCAATATAAAAAATACTATTTTTTATAACTTTAATAGTTGCTGTATCTCCATCGCTTTCAATACATTTATTTTTTTTAATATTGTCTCTAAACAAAAGTTCATATCCATAAATTTTATTAAATCTATTAAAAATAGGCTGCCTTGCTACAAATATATCCATAAGGACCTCCTTTTTATACGTTTACATAACACAATCTTTAATTTATCTGATAAAATATTTTGATATGCTAAACGCACATATTAATTTAAACATAAGCTCATTGATATTTATAAATGAATCCTCCTATTATTCCTGTTTCTACTGCTTTCACATATTATATTTAAGAAAAGAA
This genomic interval from Clostridium kluyveri contains the following:
- a CDS encoding sensor histidine kinase, which encodes MRGNWCFSSVMLIFFSALLSLTCGYYICTFIFSQSGIIHSYLLYIAQSFVSVVIFFVGWEIYLQLHWRFTSKKRKFDLSRSQVLSGAIEAINKIASGDFNVLVKTNELDPFNEVADEVNRMAKELGSLEKMRQDFISDVSHEIQSPLTSISGFAALLRKRNLSESQISRYASIIEAESKRLSKLSENLLRLSNLESENHNLNLKNYQIDKQIESILLMLEPQWSAKSITLDVSLEKTIVCGDEDLLSQVFINLLHNAIKFTSENGNIGVKLSSNENEIECKISDTGRGISPQDQPRIFERFYKADKSRDRSLGGNGLGLSIVKKIVDLHGGKISLTSEIGKGTEFTVFLPR
- a CDS encoding response regulator transcription factor — translated: MNKVLVIDDDGYIRELICTVLKNDGFSVSEAVNGRDALQKLGEEKIDLCVLDIMMPQMDGYEFCKQVRRYYEDMPILMLTAKSELSQKVKGFELGADDYLTKPFEVDELLVRIKALLRRYKVVASQTINIGNLAMDKSSYTVISNNENYDIPMKEFELLFMLGSYPGKTLSRNRLIEEVWGLDFEGNERTLDVHINRLRERFPSHVYKFKITTIRGLGYRLEAAK
- a CDS encoding permease prefix domain 1-containing protein; this encodes MEQIDRYVNSVYRHVDGDKEEIEILKEEMRNHLLQIVEELKSEGKSDEESITIAIERFGEQTQIENELLGIFKFVNKKAKKILIAAVSFLLLALISFSTFVVGINICTKQYDKRNNEIVNIMRSYNQDDLENIDKNISVLLNKYKSKVKYVAMYHVTNGEDLWHTDLKDLEYVYPKDIHYDDMDTFNKQIITEEGVKYVSKYYQLYN
- a CDS encoding permease prefix domain 1-containing protein, which produces MDKLDRYINSVCKNLKGRNEEITIVRQEMKNHLLQSVEELKRQGKSQDESIDIAINKFGQVDILKKQLKQVYTTEKSFSRKISNTAFILLIIGVIFLIFQNFIKYNSSYIDTKILYDVQDIIKSNNDVSSGKLETLFKENNNKFKFYNKELKYIAVFKYPPNYNGNMDTASFKNAKNIYPSYAQLNNDLKRIGYISNASSGKEYLTTNNKWYISVHYIKPRIQWLQYGINNILNIFIIICIVSSIVLFIISSFINIYHKRKVEFIS
- a CDS encoding PadR family transcriptional regulator; the encoded protein is MEINKEMIKGYIESIILSLLKNNDLYGYEISKKIRNMSKEKFEIKEGTLYVVLKRLEKNELVHSYWGDTESNGGRRRYYKITDKGINYLSKKKDEWIFFKSIIDIFFEEV
- a CDS encoding ferritin-like domain-containing protein, encoding MVKMTCIVCGMGINEKNYNFNKEAFINSNSKEKIMYCPFCGAAIEYLIEDGQEIKYDRNKLNRNDLKIIDHAVKLEVFNGDFYKKASDMAKDENVKSMFKDLSSIEYMHARIHKKIAGIKEFPVLKDMDYSKYNTDEALLAAACEREKHAVEYYKKYEKEIHEENIVKIFNVLSKVEEEHIELTGE
- a CDS encoding EAL and HDOD domain-containing protein; protein product: MDIFVARQPIFNRFNKIYGYELLFRDNIKKNKCIESDGDTATIKVIKNSIFYIGMDKIVQNKMAFINFTENILTSGIFEIISPESVAIEILENVKPSDKVINTCKILKQKGFILALDDFPFDEEHKKFINLVDIIKVDFRITPDYERKKIINSIKSKKIKFLAEKVETGDEFNEAMQYGYTYFQGYYFSKPVIISGKKIPENKLLYIKLLKEINSKEISIENIENLIKNDISLSYDLLKIINSAQFCLKSQIKSIRHAIVYFGENKIKKWINLTCVKSIANDKPEIFTVNTLVRAYFAESIFIKSGLVEKSFNAFLTGMFSLIDAILERPLNEILKELSMPSAVKSALLGEKDNYYSKVLKLIIAYENEKWDEVTHLQLAFALKVEDLIGAYFDSTYQVGLYL